One region of Anaeromyxobacter paludicola genomic DNA includes:
- a CDS encoding archease, protein MRLELPQPFRDLEHTADVGVAVEGATAEEALARLVLAQAALLLGGAGVTAEWEERLAVEAGGRVAVAVNLLRELLYRFATERLVAQACEVLRMDEGAAEVQVAFGRYDPARHAEGVDLKAVTWHEARFEPGGDGWRAQVVFDI, encoded by the coding sequence ATGCGGCTCGAGCTCCCCCAGCCCTTCCGCGACCTCGAGCACACCGCCGACGTCGGCGTGGCGGTCGAGGGAGCGACCGCGGAGGAGGCGCTGGCGCGGCTCGTCCTCGCGCAGGCCGCGCTGCTCCTGGGCGGCGCGGGGGTGACCGCCGAGTGGGAGGAGCGGCTCGCCGTCGAGGCGGGCGGGCGCGTGGCGGTGGCGGTGAACCTGCTGCGCGAGCTGCTCTACCGCTTCGCGACCGAGCGGCTCGTCGCGCAGGCCTGCGAGGTGCTGCGAATGGACGAGGGCGCCGCGGAGGTGCAGGTGGCCTTCGGCCGTTACGATCCCGCGCGACACGCCGAGGGGGTCGACCTCAAGGCGGTCACCTGGCACGAGGCCCGCTTCGAGCCCGGCGGGGACGGCTGGCGCGCGCAGGTCGTGTTCGACATCTGA
- a CDS encoding MATE family efflux transporter — MNRSELTKELRALWRLSVPLAIASAGQSLMAVVGSAVAGRAGAAPLGGVGLGNTVFMVGSVFGMGLIMGLDALVAQAIGAGDRARARRLAWKGTAFAGAAGLAIAAVLAVAPLGFGAAGVDAAVAPEAARYLAWRALSMPSLLAFFAVRAWLQALGRTRPLVSATLVANLANLALAVPLALGGAALPAWCGPLRALPAFGAAGAGAAATVATALQAALVLVALRNEGKSEPGGAPRRGELRGALRVGLPIAFHFTVEMGLFTLVGFLAARLGELPMAAHQVALTLVTVSFTLVVGVGTAGSVRVGHAIGAGDAPAVRRAGLVTFGSGAGVMACSALCLLLFPGPLARLVSSDPAVVAAAGPLLGVAAVFQVFDGIQAVGAGLLRGAGDTRFTFLANVAGHYLVGLPVTVGLGVLAGRGVVGLWWGLCAGLVTVAVVTVARFRALSARPIAPLA, encoded by the coding sequence GTGAACCGGTCCGAACTCACGAAGGAGCTCCGCGCCCTCTGGCGCCTGTCCGTCCCGCTCGCCATCGCCAGCGCGGGCCAGTCCCTCATGGCGGTGGTCGGCTCCGCCGTGGCCGGCCGCGCCGGCGCGGCGCCCCTCGGCGGGGTGGGGCTCGGGAACACCGTCTTCATGGTCGGGTCGGTGTTCGGGATGGGGCTCATCATGGGGCTCGACGCCCTGGTGGCGCAGGCCATCGGCGCCGGGGATCGGGCCCGGGCGCGGCGCCTCGCCTGGAAGGGCACCGCCTTCGCCGGGGCCGCCGGCCTCGCCATCGCGGCGGTGCTCGCCGTGGCGCCGCTCGGCTTCGGGGCGGCCGGGGTGGACGCGGCCGTGGCGCCCGAGGCGGCGCGCTACCTCGCGTGGCGGGCGCTCTCGATGCCGTCCCTGCTCGCCTTCTTCGCGGTCCGCGCCTGGCTCCAGGCGCTCGGGCGCACCCGGCCGCTCGTGAGCGCCACCCTCGTCGCGAACCTCGCCAACCTCGCGCTGGCGGTGCCGCTCGCGCTCGGGGGCGCCGCGCTCCCGGCCTGGTGCGGCCCCTTGCGCGCCCTCCCCGCCTTCGGCGCCGCCGGCGCCGGCGCCGCGGCCACGGTCGCGACCGCGCTGCAGGCGGCGCTCGTGCTGGTGGCGCTCCGGAACGAGGGGAAGAGCGAGCCCGGCGGCGCGCCGCGCCGGGGCGAGCTGCGCGGCGCCCTGCGGGTCGGCCTGCCCATCGCCTTCCACTTCACGGTGGAGATGGGGCTCTTCACGCTGGTCGGCTTCCTCGCCGCGAGGCTCGGCGAGCTGCCCATGGCGGCGCACCAGGTGGCGCTGACGCTCGTGACGGTGAGCTTCACGCTCGTCGTCGGCGTCGGGACCGCCGGGTCGGTGCGGGTCGGGCACGCCATCGGCGCCGGCGACGCGCCCGCGGTGCGGCGGGCCGGGCTCGTGACCTTCGGCTCGGGCGCCGGCGTGATGGCCTGCTCCGCGCTCTGCCTGCTCCTCTTCCCCGGCCCGCTGGCGCGGCTCGTGTCGAGCGACCCGGCCGTCGTCGCCGCGGCCGGCCCGCTCCTCGGCGTGGCGGCGGTGTTCCAGGTCTTCGACGGGATCCAGGCGGTGGGCGCCGGGCTGCTCCGCGGCGCCGGCGACACCCGCTTCACCTTCCTCGCCAACGTCGCGGGGCACTACCTCGTGGGGCTGCCGGTGACGGTGGGGCTCGGGGTGCTCGCCGGGAGGGGCGTGGTCGGGCTCTGGTGGGGGCTCTGCGCCGGCCTGGTCACCGTCGCCGTCGTCACCGTGGCCCGCTTCCGCGCCCTCTCCGCCCGGCCCATCGCGCCGTTAGCTTGA